ACTGAGCACTCGTACTCGCGTCACCTGCCAAAGTCGCGCCAGGTTCACGCAAAGACACCGCGGTTCTCCTGCCGCAGCCTGGACGGAATCTATACGATCTTAGAACTCTTGGATCGACCCTCGTCTCCCCAGCGTGTACAACGATCACGAAGCATAGCCCGCCCAGGGAGTCCAGAGACACCCGGAAACCCTCCACTTGGAGCAAGCCcgccccgccggccgcgcgcgcTGTGATCCCGTCGAACGCGACAAGCAGCAGCGGACAAACACCCCGATACAggtcctcctcttcctccgtgCACATCCGCGCacgcgcacgcacgcacgggTGCCGCTGCTGCCAGTCTGCGGTACCTGCTGACCTGCTCCGATCAAATCCATCTTCGCAGCGCCCGCTACGGTCTACTGCGCGGCACGCGGCGACGCAGACGCAGCATACAGCAGTCAGTCACCCTGCCACTGGATGCATCTGCCGCGCGCACGCACGTACGCGCGCGCTCGCTCACTACTGGAAGCACCCTATTGCCCGGTTTCTGGCTTTTAGCAGTCGCCGTGATCGATCGATGTGATCACGCGCACGGACGCACGGGCGGGCCGGCGGGGCGGTGCGGGCGACGGCATGGGTACGCACGACAGGACGCCACGGCTCAGCCTTGCAGGACGCGATCTCCCCCTCTGTAGGACACGACTTTGTTGCTGCTGAGTAGTGCAGACCACCCTTCACCTTCACTGATCGATGGCACTCGTGCATCGATGATCGATCCCGGGatcgtttctgttttgtttttcttgtctgTGGAGTTTTCTGCGCTTTACGCGGGTTCGGGCGTTTTCGGTGCAGGTTCGAAAGAAGAGGATTTTGGACAAGATTTAGTAGCACTGCGGTGGAAGATGAGAGTTGAATGACAAGGGAGGGATCCTTCCGATTTCGCTGACGAGGCGGCCCTGAGAGCCGTTGACTGACAGCCGAAGCTGGAGGAAACCATGGCGATCGATCGAGGCGGAGTTGGCAGGTGCCATGATAAATTCATTGAAAGCGAGTAACTCGTGAGCTGCGTCCAAGGCAAGGGACCGCAACGTATACGATTACCCATCACGAACGATATCATAATGGTAGCACGCTCGTCCTCGATCGGTCATTGGCAGTCCCCGCACAACCGGAGGCTTCggaaagggaaaagaaataTTCTCGCTGGGCACACGCAAAAAAGCCTGCTCCTTGTGAATCGATTCAGTCAGTTGTGCTGCTCGGTGGTTTATCGTGACCGAACCAGGACTAGTTGTGGGTAAGCGATGGCGACCGATGACGTGCTTGGAAATGCAAGCTCCCGTTGCACGAATCCAGCTGAAAAGAAGCATGGAACTCCGGACGCATCACATGCATCGGAAAATACTACGGTGACAGTGGAAATGAGGAACAGCTGCAGCATCTACCGAGTAAGTTTTAGGGCATGTTTGGATCAGTTGTACAGCTTACGCTCCTGGCGAGACGATTCCTCAATTTGGGCGCCATATCATTGATCGCCGCGGCCTATCTTAGGTGCATGATAATTAGCGAGGCACGACGGCAAGAAAGTCTTGCCCGTCAAAAGGAAGACACCAATCAAGCTGCGAGTTAAAAATTGTTGCTGTAGATTAAACCAAAAATCAGCTATCCAGAAGGCAAAACATGTAGAAGTGGTCCAACTAAATGAGATAATCATGAtgtaaaatatcaaatggcaAACATATAAACAGATGGTGACACCCTGTCCTGCTTAGTCTTCATATTTCCACTCGGTTGACTCTGTTACAAAGAAGAAGCTGGAcaactaaaataaaaaatcatctcATTCCACATAAAACTCCACAAACGCAGTCGCTATCACAGATCACTTCCCACTCAGTTCTACGCCAATAAAACCATTCCTCCCCGCCCAGGCCaggtcctcctccttccttcaAGGCTTCAACCCCCAAGGCCCCAGCCCTTCCTCGGATCACACACATATACTCTTTCCCGATATAAACTCCCCCAAACCCCGCTTCGGTCATTCACACCACCCTTCTCTGGCTCTCTGCCCTGGCCAGGCCGCACTGTGCTCCGCGCGCGTCTTGCACATTCCTGCCGCTCCCCACCCATGGCGAAGCGCCTCTTCCATTCCTGCCGCTCAccttcggccgccgccgtggtcaCCCCCACGACCACAACGCACGCCCACCTCGGCAAGCGCCACCAGCCACCGCCCCCCACGGGCGCGTGCTGTCCGCGCGGCCTCCCTCGCAGCAGGCGCCCGTCCCTGCCGCCGGAAACCTGCGGCGCCAGAGGATGCGCCGCGGACTACGCCGCCGACGACCTCCCCCCCGCCCGCGGCTCCCCCGCCTACCGCTGGCTCAAGAGCTCCCACTGGCACGTCatcgaggccgccgcggccgccgccaccgacggcgACGAAGACACGCCCTCGCCCCGCCTCAAGATCGACGCGCGGCGCCGGTtgcgccgctctcgccgagaacgccgccgccggcggctccACCGCAAGACGACGGCCCTGGCGAGCCTCAGCCTGAGCCTGTCTTCCGGCGACAGCGGCTGGTTCAGCAGCAGCGACGAAGATGACGAGGATGAGCCGGCCTCGTACAGCCGCCGCATGGTCTCGACCGCGACGGAGACTACTACTTCGTCTGGCGCGAGCGGGAGCTCTGCCGGCGCCGTGTTGGCGGCCGCGGATGAGCAGCGTGCGGTGGGGGTGGTGGCCGGGAGCTTCGCGGTGGTGAAGCGCTCGGACGACCCGCGGGCCGACTTCAGGCGGTCCATGGCGGACATGGTCGTGGGCCGCCGCATCTACGACGCCGACGGCCTCGAGCGCCTGCTGCGATGTTTCCTCGCGCTCAACGACGAGCGACACCGccgcgacatcgtcggcgccttcggCGACGTCTGGGAGGCCGTCTTCTCCGACCCCCACGCCACTGCCACCTTCTCCCAGCCCGCAAGCTAGATGCTGCAAGTCTGCAGTGCAGACATGTCCCGTCGTGAGAAGAAGTGTACAACACGCATGTGTTTCAGTGTGATAAATGCACTTCTTTAAGCTGTAAATACCGTGATTATATGTACATGTAGACGTTTGTAAAATACGTTTCTTCTTTGGGTTCGCGGCCATGGGCTCCTTTCGGTTTCTTGCGTGCTACTACTCCTTCGCAGCATGGAAATGGGGTGCGACTCCGATGTGATAGGATCATAGGACGGGTGGATAAAGAGTGTTGCAGTACACCTCCACTATTTCTTGGCgttatctcttttttttcaagtttgtAAGAATATCAATTTTATGTCCTGCCGTTGGTTTTTAAATTGGTCATGCGCGGCTGTAGTACAGCAGTACagcacgaggaagaagatgtaTACTAGAGATTTGAAGTGTTCGTCTCTTCGTTTGAGTATCAATTTTGCTTCCACGGTCGCAGACAGCGATAAGCCATCTATGACCGAgagtgatgtgatgtgatgtgcgATCACTTGCACCACTAGAACGAATTCACATGGAGAAAACATAGAAATAATTCAATCCCCGGAGTGAGTGAGAAAAGCTTGGCTTACTGTTCTGCCACGATCATACAGTACAGTCCAAGGTTAAAGCTTAGTTAATTTATGCTCTACAGTCCAAGAGTCCTTGGTTGAAGATTTATCCAATCTGGGGGATCATTTTAATCTCTCGAAAAGTCTGTAGAAAGAAAGCAAACAGTTGATGCGATATGATTTGATGCGACATACATTTGCAGAGAGTGGTACCTGCGCACCCTTTGTGCGTCGCGTTTGAAGATCTCAAAGTATCTTTACTCACGCGCCCCTTGACCTAGAGTTTTGTGTCCCCGTCGCGCGTGAGTACGTAGGCAGTGGTAGCATGGTCTTTTGCTTAATTGTTCCGTCAACTTGGTAGctcggagaagaagagctcgACTCGTAGGATTCTACTGTTCATGGGTCACATATTCTGTCAACCCTCTGTCCTCTACATCAATGGTTGGATAGAGACTTAGATTATGTCAGGATTTCCTAGATGGCCTAACATAACAGGTCAAGTAGTCATCCAATTTCTGTACGATGTGTCTATGCCACTTGATTAACCTGTTAAATTGTTTGACTCAATGCCATCGATATGCCGTTCCCGTGATAGGAATGTTTGTTGACTCGTTCAAGCCTGCCAACAGGGGCATTGGGTTCGGGTTAACCCCAATAATATTAGCAATGTTTCCAATGAAATTGGTGATTATTACTGGCAAATATTCTATGGAATCGTTGATATTAATGTGTCAACTATCTAGAGTGATTTATTCGAACTAGTTCAGAAATCCAAGTTCAATGAGTAGCTGGATACCTGACGCTTTAGCAAATTTCTCAACGCAGTAACCGATGACAGTTTGATAAAATACCATGTCATCTTAGTCTAAGCTGTCAGTGACGTTGCAAGACTGTCATTCTATCGAAGGGGCAACTAAAGCCATGTCCTTTTATCGAACTTTATGTGACAGCTACCGATGCCCGGCTAGAGAAGTACCGTACTGTCTTTCGTTCTTCCGGTAACAGAGGACGCAAACCATGCATGTGTTGTGAACAAATGCTTGCTTGCCGTAACTACACAAGTTTATCACTGGAAATGGGAATTAGATTTGTGACACACTGGTCTATGCCTTGATAAGATTGATAgaataaggttttttttttttgaggaacccATCCGaaaaaaacatcaaagttAAGCGTTCTTGGGCGAGAGCAA
This is a stretch of genomic DNA from Brachypodium distachyon strain Bd21 chromosome 1, Brachypodium_distachyon_v3.0, whole genome shotgun sequence. It encodes these proteins:
- the LOC100839064 gene encoding transcription repressor OFP7 → MAKRLFHSCRSPSAAAVVTPTTTTHAHLGKRHQPPPPTGACCPRGLPRSRRPSLPPETCGARGCAADYAADDLPPARGSPAYRWLKSSHWHVIEAAAAAATDGDEDTPSPRLKIDARRRLRRSRRERRRRRLHRKTTALASLSLSLSSGDSGWFSSSDEDDEDEPASYSRRMVSTATETTTSSGASGSSAGAVLAAADEQRAVGVVAGSFAVVKRSDDPRADFRRSMADMVVGRRIYDADGLERLLRCFLALNDERHRRDIVGAFGDVWEAVFSDPHATATFSQPAS